Proteins encoded in a region of the Perca fluviatilis chromosome 8, GENO_Pfluv_1.0, whole genome shotgun sequence genome:
- the ptprjb.1 gene encoding receptor-type tyrosine-protein phosphatase eta isoform X5, with the protein MMKPLLRCSVSLWSILVFSALLKISQAQCPGIKCSSNETETFTTTTTTVTFGSRNNCTLSIINQSISIPENGSTTGLIPGAVYQISSSCLNCCTEATTKPGVVRNLTVTNITTSSIFLTWTKPDGNSSSYRVQWTGGNVTYNDSVTLTQKNITNLTAGVQYNIIVTAVADDGITEGEKASVSQYTKPNVVRNLSVSNITTSSISLTWTKPEGNSSSYRVQWTDGTNNWSDYVTDTDISVTGLTAGVQYNLTVLAVAGDNTTLGDAMTMSLYTKPNVVRNLSVSNITTSSIFLTWTKPEGNSSSYRVQWTDGTNNWSDYVTDTNISVTGLTAGVQYNLTVLAVAGDNTTLGDAMTMSLYTKPNVVRNLNVSNITTSSIFLTWTKPEGNSSSYRVQWTDGTNNWSDYVTDTDISVTGLTAGVQYNLTVLAVAGDNTTLGDAKTLSLYTKPNVVRNLSVSNITTSSIFLTWTKPEGNSSSYRVQWTDGTNNWSDYVTDTDISVTGLTAGVQYNLTVLAVAGDNTTLGDAKTLSLYTKPNVVRNLSVTNITTSSIFLTWTKPEGNSSSYRVQWTDGTNNWSDYVTDTNISVTGLTAGVQYNLTVLAVAGDNTTLGDAKTMSLYTKPNVVRNLNVSNITTSSISLTWTKPEGNSSSYRVQWTDGTNNWSDYVTDTNISVTGLTAGVQYNLTVLAVAGDNTTLGEAMTMSLYTKPNVVRNLNVTNITTSSIFLTWTIPEGNSSSYRVQWTGGNVTDNESVTLTQQNITNLTAGVQYNIVVTAVAGDGSTEGQRIAIFQYTRPGKIGELTVSTNTSSISLNWTSPPGAVFTYKVKWHNDVAWMSRYTNSTFAVLSDLIPGTNYIISIVAIAGDNHTEGECSTFSSVTKPEVVRNLTVTNITTSSIFLTWAKPEGNSSSYRVQWTGGNVTDNDSVPLTQKNIINLTAGVQYKITVTAVAGDGSTVGQSTSVSQYTRPEKPVNITITAKGTYYLNISWTLPAGTVDDYVVNISNERHTLYSNITAVTTALFTDLYPGRIFFITVTAVAGNFSEMSDQFAFATVPNPVLNLVASPSSTTSVKVTWSYPQGAQMYYKYLVQTYSTAGPVFNTPVSINNTNVPNLEPGTGYNISVTTIAATGSESTVENTFSYTMPKAVTNLTVANVNTMAIQLTWLRQSDHKPSYTYLVMALQNATVVQNDTTETETYTFFNLTPGTFYSFEVFTVVEGVMSAVENTSSYTKPAAVTNIIAIGSTTTMLVSWTPAFGQVDSYTVYLFRGSVQLVKNSMNPSNTTVTLQGLTPGVVYCTVVVTKSGPFENNNSVCNATFPNPPGPIMVTSQTVESINFTWPFPNGMDSHQYNFSVSSINGSLISGNNWFLLDNLQSGSLYRISVVTEGVLNYRSTAVTTENYTRPYPVTNLTTTNITTNAVTLVWDQPESKPNYLYLVQTTNSYIFPSVVDSKKITISGLLSGSNYSFTVTTQTPDGTKADPVPVSYFTRPYGIGQLEAETLNTTAVSLNWTKPLEYKPEYTYWVRTIGCGSQNQTVLGEVAVISELPPGTNCTFCVFVRAANGIKGEANCTSQYTKPEAVQPRISSQGSSSSILVSWTTPPGKVERYMVSLNSSSFSLNSTSTSFLFGNLSAGRLYTAMVTTYSGPFSASSGFITNATFPNPPGPIEILSQTTSSIDVRWKEAPLMDGASFYYQLTKLPAQGGENITTSNTSYTSYTFGSLLSGTPYNFSVATVGAMGFQSESVQIYMVTTRPFCVKILTTSTKEESITVMWNEPDEYKESYRYHLTWRGSDGTISNITIKEIYYTVNNLVPGSSYDFNVTTVTSDGTESAPRRISICTNASPVTNLTCLGPNTTNAEILLSWTKPNGQNLGFQVTGNNIVNNVIKTCCNYTVSNLRHYTGYNLTVVTQSCGLPSTPRSLLCITGITNPLIPVNYKSLVVVTSTAYNKFTLQIDPNLLDSTSGPITQVGVLVTNNFSGNSSDSLAYVGATYDQWKARKTLGYMATVSNRIQAIQTRSVESYLIIEVGDESTWNGYTNGALDATGHYQFAIVLFTKLTLDQNNLVNVQLSLLSPTKFYNTITLPQNPAVVTGIAVGATLGIFCILFIILIVFIIHWKRISTKESPDIQIHSMRAKVSVAVRVEDYEAYYKKQKADSNCGFAEEFEDLKLVGTAQSKTHALMLENKPKNRYNNVLPYDSSRVKLSIIHGSPYDDYINANYMPGYDSRKEYIAAQGPLPSTVNEFWRMIWEKNVQTLVMLTRCNEQGRVKCEQYWDHGTKHFENITVTTTSVIPLEDWTIRDFNIKNVKTAETRSVRHFHFTAWPDHGVPQTTELLISFRHLVREHMDQYSRHSPTVVHCSAGVGRTGTFIAIDRLIFQIERENIVDVYGIVHDQRMHRPLMVQTEDQYVFLNQCAMDIIRSRTGTNVDLIYQNTAALSIYENIEPKKKGYPNA; encoded by the exons ATCTCCCAAGCACAATGTCCCG GTATTAAATGTAGCAGCAATGAAACGGAAACATTTACAACGACGACAACAACAGTCACGTTTGGATCCAGAAACAATTGCACCCTCTCcatcatcaatcaatcaatctcaaTCCCTGAAAATGGTTCGACAACTGGTTTGATTCCTGGAGCAGTCTATCAAATCTCTAGTagttgtttgaactgctgtACAGAGGCCACCACAA agCCTGGAGTGGTCAGGAACCTCACTGTCACTAATATCACAACATCCTCTATATTTCTGACGTGGACTAAACCAGATGGAAACAGCTCCTCCTATAGAGTACAGTGGACCGGTGGAAATGTAACTTACAATGACAGTGTGACTCtaacacagaaaaacattaCTAACCTGACTGCTGGTGTCCAGTACAACATTATTGTTACTGCAGTGGCAGATGATGGCATTACTGAAGGAGAGAAAGCCAGTGTTTCTCAGTACACAA AGCCTAACGTTGTCAGGAACCTCAGTGTCTCTAATATCACAACATCCTCTATATCTCTGACGTGGACTAAACCAGAGGGAAACAGCTCCTCCTATAGAGTACAATGGACAGATGGAACAAATAACTGGAGTGATTATGTTACTGACACGGACATAAGTGTCACTGGGCTGACTGCTGGGGTGCAGTACAATTTGACTGTCCTTGCAGTGGCTGGAGATAACACAACTTTAGGAGACGCAATGACAATGTCACTGTATACAA AGCCTAATGTTGTCAGGAACCTCAGTGTCAGTAATATCACAACATCCTCTATATTTCTAACGTGGACTAAACCAGAGGGAAACAGCTCCTCCTATAGAGTACAATGGACAGATGGAACAAATAACTGGAGTGATTATGTTACTGACACAAACATAAGTGTCACTGGGTTGACTGCTGGGGTGCAGTACAATTTGACGGTCCTTGCAGTGGCTGGAGATAACACAACTTTAGGAGACGCAATGACAATGTCACTGTATACAA AGCCTAACGTTGTCAGGAACCTCAATGTCAGTAATATCACAACATCCTCTATATTTCTGACGTGGACTAAACCAGAGGGAAACAGCTCCTCCTATAGAGTACAATGGACAGATGGAACAAATAACTGGAGTGATTATGTTACTGACACGGACATAAGTGTCACTGGGTTGACTGCTGGGGTGCAGTACAATTTGACTGTCCTTGCAGTGGCTGGAGATAACACAACTTTAGGAGACGCAAAGACACTGTCACTGTATACAA AGCCTAACGTTGTCAGGAACCTCAGTGTCAGTAATATCACAACATCCTCTATATTTCTGACGTGGACTAAACCAGAGGGAAACAGCTCCTCCTATAGAGTACAATGGACAGATGGAACAAATAACTGGAGTGATTATGTTACTGACACGGACATAAGTGTCACTGGGTTGACTGCTGGGGTGCAGTACAATTTGACTGTCCTTGCAGTGGCTGGAGATAACACAACTTTAGGAGACGCAAAGACACTGTCACTGTATACAA AGCCTAACGTTGTCAGGAACCTCAGTGTCACTAATATCACAACATCCTCTATATTTCTAACGTGGACTAAACCAGAGGGAAACAGCTCCTCCTATAGAGTACAGTGGACAGATGGAACAAATAACTGGAGTGATTATGTTACTGACACAAACATAAGTGTTACTGGGCTGACTGCTGGGGTGCAGTACAATTTGACGGTCCTTGCAGTGGCTGGAGATAACACAACTTTAGGAGATGCAAAGACAATGTCACTGTATACAA AGCCTAACGTTGTCAGGAACCTCAATGTCTCTAATATCACAACATCCTCTATATCTCTGACGTGGACTAAACCAGAGGGAAACAGCTCCTCCTATAGAGTACAATGGACAGATGGAACAAATAACTGGAGTGATTATGTTACTGACACAAACATAAGTGTCACTGGGTTGACTGCTGGGGTGCAGTACAATTTGACTGTCCTTGCAGTGGCTGGAGATAACACAACTTTAGGAGAGGCAATGACAATGTCACTGTATACAA AGCCTAACGTTGTCAGGAACCTCAATGTCACTAATATCACAACATCCTCTATATTTCTGACGTGGACTATACCAGAGGGAAACAGCTCCTCCTATAGAGTACAGTGGACCGGTGGAAATGTAACTGACAATGAGAGTGTGACTCTAACACAGCAAAACATTACTAACCTGACTGCTGGTGTCCAGTACAACATAGTTGTCACTGCAGTGGCAGGTGATGGCAGTACTGAAGGACAGAGGATAGCAATTTTTCAATACACAA GACCTGGTAAAATTGGGGAACTTACTGTGTCCACAAAcacttcctccatctctctgaaCTGGACCTCACCTCCTGGTGCGGTGTTCACGTACAAGGTGAAGTGGCATAATGATGTAGCGTGGATGAGCAGATACACAAACAGTACCTTTGCCGTACTATCAGACCTGATCCCTGGCACCAACTACATAATCTCAATCGTTGCCATCGCCGGAGACAATCACACAGAAGGAGAATGTAGCACATTCTCCTCAGTCACAA AGCCTGAAGTGGTGAGGAACCTCACTGTCACTAATATCACAACATCCTCTATATTTCTGACGTGGGCTAAACCAGAGGGAAACAGCTCCTCCTATAGAGTACAATGGACCGGTGGAAATGTAACTGACAATGACAGTGTGCCTCtaacacagaaaaacattaTTAACCTGACTGCTGGTGTCCAGTATAAAATTACTGTTACTGCAGTGGCAGGTGATGGCAGTACTGTTGGACAGAGTACATCTGTTTCTCAATACACAA GGCCTGAAAAGCCTGTGAACATCACGATTACAGCAAAAGGAACCTATTACCTGAACATCAGCTGGACTTTGCCTGCAGGGACAGTCGATGACTATGTTGTGAACATTTCAAATGAGAGACATACTTTGTATAGCAATATAACAGCAGTCACTACAGCCCTCTTTACTGATTTATATCCTGGGAGAATCTTTTTTATCACAGTGACCGCTGTTGCTGGAAACTTTAGTGAGATGTCTGACCAGTTTGCATTTGCCACTG TACCCAACCCTGTGTTGAACCTTGTAGCCAGCCCTAGTTCCACCACCTCAGTAAAAGTGACCTGGTCATACCCGCAGGGAGCCCAGATGTATTACAAATACTTGGTTCAAACCTACAGTACTGCAGGACCAGTGTTTAACACACCAGTCAGCATTAACAACACTAATGTACCCAACCTGGAGCCGGGAACTGGATACAATATCAGTGTTACGACGATAGCAGCAACAGGAAGTGAATCCACGGTGGAAAACACATTCAGTTACACAA TGCCCAAAGCAGTGACCAACCTCACAGTGGCGAATGTCAACACCATGGCGATCCAGCTGACGTGGCTCAGACAAAGTGATCATAAGCCTTCCTACACCTACCTGGTGATGGCGCTCCAGAACGCCACGGTGGTTCAGAATGATACAACTGAGACTGAGACTTATACCTTCTTCAATCTGACCCCTGGAACATTTTACTCTTTTGAAGTGTTTACAGTTGTAGAAGGCGTTATGTCCGCAGTGGAAAACACATCAAGTTACACAA agCCTGCTGCCGTTACTAACATCATAGCCATAGGAAGCACAACAACCATGTTAGTGAGCTGGACACCAGCATTTGGGCAGGTGGACTCCTACACTGTCTACCTGTTCAGAGGCTCGGTGCAGTTGGTGAAAAACAGCATGAATCCGAGCAACACTACTGTTACGCTTCAGGGCCTGACACCAGGAGTCGTTTACTGTACAGTAGTGGTCACAAAAAGTGGACCTTTTGAGAATAACAACTCTGTTTGCAACGCAACTT TTCCCAACCCTCCTGGACCCATCATGGTGACGTCTCAGACTGTGGAGTCCATCAACTTCACCTGGCCCTTTCCAAATGGCATGGATTCCCATCAGTACAACTTCAGCGTGTCCAGCATTAATGGCTCCTTAATTAGTGGAAACAACTGGTTCCTGCTGGACAACCTCCAGTCTGGAAGCCTCTACAGAATCTCTGTTGTTACTGAAGGCGTGTTGAACTATCGGAGCACTGCAGTGACAACAGAAAACTATACCA GACCATATCCTGTAACCAATCTGACAACGACAAACATCACCACAAATGCAGTGACCTTGGTGTGGGATCAGCCAGAGAGCAAACCTAACTACTTATATTTAGTGCAGACCACCAACAGCTACATTTTTCCATCTGTGGTAGACTCAAAAAAAATAACGATCTCTGGACTTCTCTCTGGGAGCAACtacagcttcaccgtcaccacacAGACACCAGATGGCACTAAGGCAGATCCTGTGCCAGTGTCTTACTTTACAc GTCCATATGGAATTGGACAGTTGGAAGCTGAAACCTTAAACACAACTGCTGTAAGTCTGAATTGGACGAAACCGCTGGAGTACAAGCCTGAATACACCTATTGGGTTAGGACTATAGGCTGTGGGTCCCAAAACCAAACCGTCCTAGGAGAAGTCGCAGTGATCTCAGAGCTTCCCCCTGGGACCAACTGCaccttctgtgtttttgtcagaGCAGCAAATGGCATCAAAGGGGAAGCAAACTGCACCTCCCAGTACACTA AGCCTGAGGCAGTGCAACCCCGTATCTCCAGCCAGGGCTCCAGTAGTTCAATCCTGGTGTCGTGGACCACACCTCCTGGGAAAGTGGAGCGTTATATGGTTTCCCTAAACAGCAGTTCCTTTTCCCTGAACTCCACCAGTACCTCCTTTCTGTTTGGCAACTTGTCTGCTGGAAGGCTTTACACTGCCATGGTAACCACATATAGTGGACCCTTCAGTGCATCATCTGGATTCATTACTAATGCAACCT TCCCTAACCCTCCAGGGCCGATTGAGATCCTGTCGCAGACAACCAGCTCCATTGATGTCAGGTGGAAGGAAGCACCGCTGATGGACGGTGCATCCTTCTACTACCAGTTGACTAAACTACCAGCCCAGGGAGGAGAAAACATCACTACCAGTAACACCAGTTATACCAGTTATACTTTTGGTtccctgctttctggaacgccTTACAACTTCTCTGTTGCAACAGTGGGTGCGATGGGTTTTCAGAGTGAGAGCGTTCAGATCTACATGGTCACTACAA GACCGTTCTGTGTGAAGATTCTTACGACTTCTACAAAAGAGGAGAGCATCACAGTCATGTGGAACGAACCCGACGAATACAAGGAAAGTTATCGTTACCATCTGACCTGGCGAGGCTCAGATGGGACTATTAGTAATATAACAATTAAAGAAATATATTATACCGTCAATAATCTAGTTCCTGGCAGCAGCTATGACTTTAATGTGACCACAGTGACCTCCGATGGAACCGAAAGTGCTCCAAGACGGATTTCCATCTGCACAA ATGCAAGCCCGGTGACAAACCTTACATGTTTAGGGCCAAACACAACAAATGCAGAAATCCTCCTGTCCTGGACCAAACCCAATGGCCAAAATTTGGGCTTCCAGGTCACTGGAAACAACATCGTGAACAACGTAATAAAAACCTGCTGCAACTATACTGTGTCCAACCTTCGTCACTATACTGGATACAATCTGACAGTGGTGACTCAGAGCTGTGGATTACCTAGCACTCCTAGGTCTCTTCTCTGCATAACAGGCATCACAA atccACTCATTCCAGTGAACTATAAGTCACTGGTGGTGGTGACCTCCACGGCATACAACAAGTTCACCCTTCAGATTGACCCCAACCTGCTGGATAGCACCAGTGGGCCAATCACACAAGTTGGGGTGCTGGTGACAAACAACTTTTCTG GTAACTCTTCTGATTCGTTAGCGTACGTGGGGGCAACTTATGATCAGTGGAAGGCACGGAAAACTCTAGGATACATGGCAACAGTCAGCAATAGGATACAGGCAATCCAAACGCGCAGCGTAGAGAGCTATCTGATCATAGAAGTTGGAGATGAATCCACATGGAACGGCTACACTAACGGTGCTCTGGACGCTACTGGACATTACCA ATTTGCTATTGTGTTGTTCACCAAACTGACTCTCGACCAAAACAACCTTGTGAATGTTCAACTGTCACTGCTGTCACCAACAAAATTCTACAATACTATTACACTCCCACAGAACCCAG CCGTAGTCACTGGCATTGCTGTTGGAGCAACATTGGGAATTTTTTGCATTCTCTTCATCATCCTCATCGTCTTCATTATCCACTGGAAAAG GATATCCACAAAAGAATCGCCCGACATCCAGATACATTCAATGAG AGCCAAAGT AAGTGTGGCTGTGAGGGTGGAGGACTACGAAGCTTACTACAAGAAGCAGAAAGCAGACTCCAACTGTGGCTTTGCTGAAGAATTTGAA GACCTGAAGCTTGTTGGTACAGCTCAGTCGAAAACGCACGCTCTGATGTTGGAGAACAAGCCCAAGAACCGCTACAACAACGTGCTTCCCT ATGACTCCTCTAGGGTGAAACTCTCTATTATCCATGGGAGTCCATATGATGACTACATCAATGCTAACTACATGCCG ggtTACGACTCCAGGAAGGAGTATATCGCAGCTCAGGGTCCTTTGCCCAGCACAGTCAACGAGTTCTGGAGGATGATCTGGGAGAAGAACGTACAGACTCTGGTCATGCTGACACGCTGTAATGAACAGGGACGA gtaaaATGCGAGCAATACTGGGATCATGGCACCAAGCACTTTGAAAACATCACTGTAACAACAACCTCTGTCATACCACTTGAAGACTGGACCATCAGGGActttaacataaaaaat GTGAAAACAGCAGAGACCCGTTCAGTGCGTCACTTCCACTTCACAGCCTGGCCAGATCACGGTGTACCACAAACCACCGAGCTCCTCATCAGCTTCAGACACTTGGTCAGAGAGCACATGGACCAATACTCCAGACACTCTCCTACTGTGGTCCACTGCAG TGCTGGTGTTGGACGCACAGGCACCTTCATAGCCATTGACCGTTTGATCTTCCAGATCGAAAGGGAAAATATTGTGGACGTGTACGGCATCGTCCACGATCAGCGCATGCACCGGCCCCTCATGGTGCAGACAGAG GACCAGTATGTGTTCTTAAACCAGTGTGCCATGGACATCATCAGATCAAGAACTGGAACCAACGTGGATCTAATCTACCAAAACACCGCTGCACTCTCTATTTACGAGAACatagaaccaaaaaaaaaagggtaccCCAATGCATAG